The following coding sequences lie in one Corynebacterium anserum genomic window:
- the def gene encoding peptide deformylase → MTELSMRYFGDPVLRTVSDSIPEEKIGDASLRALIADMLETMEAYGGVGLAANQVGVTKRVFVYDCDGDRGHIINPEWEAIGDETQTGEEGCLSIPGVGGEVTRAETVRLTGVSIDGTRVDRTVSGLMARCVQHETDHLNGVLFLTHLSSQERKEAMRIIRNSEWFNK, encoded by the coding sequence ATGACTGAGCTTTCCATGCGCTATTTCGGAGATCCTGTACTACGCACCGTCTCCGACTCGATCCCGGAGGAAAAAATTGGTGATGCATCCCTTCGTGCTCTCATCGCCGATATGTTAGAGACGATGGAAGCATATGGGGGTGTAGGCCTGGCTGCTAATCAGGTAGGAGTGACCAAGCGCGTCTTTGTATATGATTGCGATGGCGACCGGGGACACATCATCAACCCAGAGTGGGAAGCTATAGGGGATGAAACGCAAACAGGTGAGGAGGGATGTCTATCCATACCCGGAGTCGGTGGGGAAGTGACTAGGGCAGAAACGGTCCGGCTCACTGGCGTGAGCATCGACGGCACACGTGTCGATCGTACAGTTAGCGGCCTCATGGCTCGGTGCGTGCAGCACGAAACTGACCACCTCAATGGGGTGCTCTTCCTTACACATCTGTCTTCGCAGGAGCGCAAAGAGGCAATGAGGATAATTCGCAACTCAGAATGGTTCAATAAATGA